In Haemorhous mexicanus isolate bHaeMex1 chromosome 21, bHaeMex1.pri, whole genome shotgun sequence, the following proteins share a genomic window:
- the CLIC3 gene encoding chloride intracellular channel protein 3 isoform X1 codes for MWAGRGRGFSCGAQSTAVQQQQPPRSMAEKPQIQLFVKASEDGETIGHCPFCQRLFMVLLLKGVPFTLTTVDVKRALDVLKDFAPGAQLPVLLYNGEPKTDTITIEEFLEDQLGPPMCPSLVPQYPESSLAGNNIFHKFSAFIKNPVPAQDEALQRSLLRALLKLDEYLSAPLEHELAQDPHLRVSQRHFLDGDHLTLADCNLLPKLNIVQVVCQHYRRFGIPKDLRGVWRYLNSASETKEFKYTCPNSQEIIQAYRSVVRAPQ; via the exons atgtgggctgggaggggccgTGGTTTCAGCTGTGGTGCTCAGAGtacagcagtgcagcagcagcagccgccgcgAAGCATGGccgaaaaaccccaaatccagctctTTGTCAAG GCAAGCGAGGATGGGGAGACCATAGGGCACTGCCCCTTCTGCCAGCGGCTCttcatggtgctgctgctcaaaGGGGTGCCCTTCACCCTCACCACTGTGGACGTGAAGAG GGCGCTGGACGTGCTGAAGGACTTCGCTCCAGGTGCCCAGCTGCCTGTCCTCCTCTACAACGGAGAGCCCAAGACCGACACCATCACCATTGAGGAGTTTCTGGAGGATCAGCTGGGCCCCCCCAT GTGCCCCAGTCTGGTCCCACAGTACCCAGAGTCAAGCCTGGCTGGAAACAACATTTTCCACAAATTCTCTGCCTTCATCAAGAACCCGGTACCTGCCCAGGATGAGG CGTTGCAGCGGAGCCTGCTGCGGGCCTTGCTGAAGCTGGATGAGTACCTGAGTGCCCCTCTGGAGCACGAGCTGGCCCAGGACCCGCACCTCCGGGTCTCCCAGCGCCATTTCCTTGATGGAGACCACCTCACACTGGCTGATTGCAACCTGCTGCCAAAGCTCAACATTGTTCAG GTTGTGTGCCAGCACTACCGCCGCTTTGGGATCCCCAAGGACCTGCGGGGTGTGTGGCGGTACCTCAACAGTGCCAGTGAAACCAAGGAGTTCAAATACACCTGCCCCAATAGCCAGGAGATTATACAGGCCTATCGTTCCGTGGTCCGGGCACCGCAGTGA
- the CLIC3 gene encoding chloride intracellular channel protein 3 isoform X2 codes for MWAGRGRGFSCGAQSTAVQQQQPPRSMAEKPQIQLFVKASEDGETIGHCPFCQRLFMVLLLKGVPFTLTTVDVKRCPSLVPQYPESSLAGNNIFHKFSAFIKNPVPAQDEALQRSLLRALLKLDEYLSAPLEHELAQDPHLRVSQRHFLDGDHLTLADCNLLPKLNIVQVVCQHYRRFGIPKDLRGVWRYLNSASETKEFKYTCPNSQEIIQAYRSVVRAPQ; via the exons atgtgggctgggaggggccgTGGTTTCAGCTGTGGTGCTCAGAGtacagcagtgcagcagcagcagccgccgcgAAGCATGGccgaaaaaccccaaatccagctctTTGTCAAG GCAAGCGAGGATGGGGAGACCATAGGGCACTGCCCCTTCTGCCAGCGGCTCttcatggtgctgctgctcaaaGGGGTGCCCTTCACCCTCACCACTGTGGACGTGAAGAG GTGCCCCAGTCTGGTCCCACAGTACCCAGAGTCAAGCCTGGCTGGAAACAACATTTTCCACAAATTCTCTGCCTTCATCAAGAACCCGGTACCTGCCCAGGATGAGG CGTTGCAGCGGAGCCTGCTGCGGGCCTTGCTGAAGCTGGATGAGTACCTGAGTGCCCCTCTGGAGCACGAGCTGGCCCAGGACCCGCACCTCCGGGTCTCCCAGCGCCATTTCCTTGATGGAGACCACCTCACACTGGCTGATTGCAACCTGCTGCCAAAGCTCAACATTGTTCAG GTTGTGTGCCAGCACTACCGCCGCTTTGGGATCCCCAAGGACCTGCGGGGTGTGTGGCGGTACCTCAACAGTGCCAGTGAAACCAAGGAGTTCAAATACACCTGCCCCAATAGCCAGGAGATTATACAGGCCTATCGTTCCGTGGTCCGGGCACCGCAGTGA
- the PAXX gene encoding protein PAXX isoform X1, whose translation MAEPAGPFHVLRSGTGRFLCYCGPDGVVYVTDAMEVWAGELGGCPALGSRCPPAEHGAMLRAALGHGAAALSLGPAPAALRLPEEPQCPAVALAQLPTAEARSQLQALVFGMAGRIESLEKRLEVAVETLASSCSPEKSTAQSQHFLPDLLSSSTQEDNRGSSTWQPPLSFPLWGEQMEQRGHQHGAFFPCSSSWWQGPAPDLTYLELVEFGWSFDTVEWEDHLCFSSCQ comes from the exons ATGGCGGAACCGGCGGGGCCATTTCATGTGCTCCGAAGCGGGACAGGTCGGTTCCTCTGCTACTGCGGACCCGACGGCGTCGTCTA TGTGACCGACGCGATGGAGGTCTGGGCCGGGGAGCTCGGTGGCTGCCCGGCGCTCGGCTCT CGGTGCCCGCCGGCGGAGCACGGCGCGATGCTCAG GGCCGCTCTGGGTCACGGGGCCGCCGCGCTGAGCTTGGGCCCGGCTCCGGCCGCGCTGCGGCTGCCGGAGGAGCCGCAGTGCCCGGCGGTGGCTCTCGCCCAGCTGCCCACCGCCGAGGCGCGCAGCCAGCTGCAGGCGCTGGTCTTCGGCATGGCCGGCCGCATCGAGAGCCTGGAGAAGCGTCTGGAAG TAGCAGTGGAGACGTTAGCAtcttcctgcagccctgagaagagcactgcccagagccagcactTCCTGCCAG ACCTGCTGAGCTCCTCGACCCAGGAAGACAACAGAGGCAGCAGTACCTGGCAGCCACCCCTCAGCTTTCCCCTTTGGGGGGAACAGATGGAGCAGAGGGGACACCAGCATGGTGCGTTTTtcccctgcagctcttcctggtGGCAGGGACCAGCTCCTGACCTCACTTACCTTGAACTGGTGGAGTTTGGATGGAGCTTTGATACCGTGGAATGGGAAGATCACCTGTGCTTTTCTTCTTGCCAGTAA
- the PAXX gene encoding protein PAXX isoform X2 gives MAEPAGPFHVLRSGTGRFLCYCGPDGVVYVTDAMEVWAGELGGCPALGSRCPPAEHGAMLRAALGHGAAALSLGPAPAALRLPEEPQCPAVALAQLPTAEARSQLQALVFGMAGRIESLEKRLEAVETLASSCSPEKSTAQSQHFLPDPSPRKSKASGSALPGKRKVPGESLINPGFKSKKAPSGVNFEDS, from the exons ATGGCGGAACCGGCGGGGCCATTTCATGTGCTCCGAAGCGGGACAGGTCGGTTCCTCTGCTACTGCGGACCCGACGGCGTCGTCTA TGTGACCGACGCGATGGAGGTCTGGGCCGGGGAGCTCGGTGGCTGCCCGGCGCTCGGCTCT CGGTGCCCGCCGGCGGAGCACGGCGCGATGCTCAG GGCCGCTCTGGGTCACGGGGCCGCCGCGCTGAGCTTGGGCCCGGCTCCGGCCGCGCTGCGGCTGCCGGAGGAGCCGCAGTGCCCGGCGGTGGCTCTCGCCCAGCTGCCCACCGCCGAGGCGCGCAGCCAGCTGCAGGCGCTGGTCTTCGGCATGGCCGGCCGCATCGAGAGCCTGGAGAAGCGTCTGGAAG CAGTGGAGACGTTAGCAtcttcctgcagccctgagaagagcactgcccagagccagcactTCCTGCCAG accccagccccaggaagaGTAAGGCTTCTGGCTCAGCTTTGCCAGGCAAAAGGAAGGTACCGGGGGAGTCTCTCATTAACCCTGGTTTCAAAAG CAAGAAGGCACCATCTGGAGTGAATTTTGAGGACTCCTGA
- the TMEM141 gene encoding transmembrane protein 141 isoform X2 translates to MAPPVPPWPRRKGRVLSRAGPGMLAMVNLGVRRVEDDVAAKHPALQQYAACQSHAFMKGIGTFLAGSGAAFAVQKMARQKLPYSLQWSLLLAAAIGSLGSYVVTRAETQKCSNFWIYLETGKSPQELSMTAGVSQPTENLLNAEDRDGAATLVRRNSLRAKGRQKDTAILLGWCQVLEEDIEHLPHPKHSEHGASSSPGPSQWRFLLPVETPWHGHHPASPAVWASGDHGIV, encoded by the exons ATGGCCCCGCCGGTTCCGCCATGGCCGCGACGGAAGGGGCGGGTCCTgtcccgggccgggcccggcatGCTCGCCATGGTGAATCTGGGCGTGCGGCGGGTGGAGGATGATGTGGCCGCCAAGCACCCG GCGCTGCAGCAGTACGCGGCTTGCCAGTCTCACGCCTTCATGAAGGGCATCGGCACCTTCTTGGCAG GCAGCGGGGCCGCCTTCGCGGTGCAGAAGATGGCGCGGCAGAAGCTGCCATACAGCCTGCAGTGGAGCCTGCTGTTGGCTGCGG CTATAGGGTCCCTCGGAAGCTACGTGGTAACCAGAGCCGAGACGCAGAAATGCTCCAACTTCTGGATTTATCTGGAGACAGGCAAGTCCCCACAAGAGCTCTCCATGACTGCTGGGGTGTCTCAGCCCACAG AAAACCTCCTTAATGCAGAAGACAGGGATGGCGCTGCTACACTGGTGAGGAGGAACAG CTTGAGGGCAAAGGGAAGGCAAAAGGACACAGCTATTCTTCTGGGATGGTGTCAGGTTTTGGAGGAGGACATTGAGCACTTGCCACATCCCAAGCATTCAGAGCATGGAGCCTCCAGCAG CCCAGGGCCCAGCCAATGGAGGTTTCTCCTGCCTGTGGAAACACCATGGCATGGTCACcatccagccagcccagctgtaTGGGCCTCAGGAGACCATGGAATTGTGTAA
- the TMEM141 gene encoding transmembrane protein 141 isoform X1 → MAPPVPPWPRRKGRVLSRAGPGMLAMVNLGVRRVEDDVAAKHPALQQYAACQSHAFMKGIGTFLAGSGAAFAVQKMARQKLPYSLQWSLLLAAAIGSLGSYVVTRAETQKCSNFWIYLETGKSPQELSMTAGVSQPTENLLNAEDRDGAATLVRRNSLRAKGRQKDTAILLGWCQVLEEDIEHLPHPKHSEHGASSRRSLQKLRVPSCPCSLRSSLILLHSLSVWDHLSCRVLWPNSKEIPWDRDVFWCYPPSSGRQCWGRSGC, encoded by the exons ATGGCCCCGCCGGTTCCGCCATGGCCGCGACGGAAGGGGCGGGTCCTgtcccgggccgggcccggcatGCTCGCCATGGTGAATCTGGGCGTGCGGCGGGTGGAGGATGATGTGGCCGCCAAGCACCCG GCGCTGCAGCAGTACGCGGCTTGCCAGTCTCACGCCTTCATGAAGGGCATCGGCACCTTCTTGGCAG GCAGCGGGGCCGCCTTCGCGGTGCAGAAGATGGCGCGGCAGAAGCTGCCATACAGCCTGCAGTGGAGCCTGCTGTTGGCTGCGG CTATAGGGTCCCTCGGAAGCTACGTGGTAACCAGAGCCGAGACGCAGAAATGCTCCAACTTCTGGATTTATCTGGAGACAGGCAAGTCCCCACAAGAGCTCTCCATGACTGCTGGGGTGTCTCAGCCCACAG AAAACCTCCTTAATGCAGAAGACAGGGATGGCGCTGCTACACTGGTGAGGAGGAACAG CTTGAGGGCAAAGGGAAGGCAAAAGGACACAGCTATTCTTCTGGGATGGTGTCAGGTTTTGGAGGAGGACATTGAGCACTTGCCACATCCCAAGCATTCAGAGCATGGAGCCTCCAGCAG GAGATCGCTCCAAAAACTGAGAGTTCCATCCTGCCCTTGTTCACTGAGATCTTCCTTGATTCTGCTTCACTCTTTATCTGTGTGGGATCATCTCTCCTGCAGGGTTCTTTGGCCTAACTCCAAAGAGATACCATGGGATAGGGATGTATTTTGGTGCTACCCACCTTCTTCTGGAAGGCAATGTTGGGGAAGGAGTGGTTGTTGA
- the TMEM141 gene encoding transmembrane protein 141 isoform X3, giving the protein MAPPVPPWPRRKGRVLSRAGPGMLAMVNLGVRRVEDDVAAKHPALQQYAACQSHAFMKGIGTFLAGSGAAFAVQKMARQKLPYSLQWSLLLAAAIGSLGSYVVTRAETQKCSNFWIYLETGKSPQELSMTAGVSQPTENLLNAEDRDGAATLVRRNSLRAKGRQKDTAILLGWCQVLEEDIEHLPHPKHSEHGASSR; this is encoded by the exons ATGGCCCCGCCGGTTCCGCCATGGCCGCGACGGAAGGGGCGGGTCCTgtcccgggccgggcccggcatGCTCGCCATGGTGAATCTGGGCGTGCGGCGGGTGGAGGATGATGTGGCCGCCAAGCACCCG GCGCTGCAGCAGTACGCGGCTTGCCAGTCTCACGCCTTCATGAAGGGCATCGGCACCTTCTTGGCAG GCAGCGGGGCCGCCTTCGCGGTGCAGAAGATGGCGCGGCAGAAGCTGCCATACAGCCTGCAGTGGAGCCTGCTGTTGGCTGCGG CTATAGGGTCCCTCGGAAGCTACGTGGTAACCAGAGCCGAGACGCAGAAATGCTCCAACTTCTGGATTTATCTGGAGACAGGCAAGTCCCCACAAGAGCTCTCCATGACTGCTGGGGTGTCTCAGCCCACAG AAAACCTCCTTAATGCAGAAGACAGGGATGGCGCTGCTACACTGGTGAGGAGGAACAG CTTGAGGGCAAAGGGAAGGCAAAAGGACACAGCTATTCTTCTGGGATGGTGTCAGGTTTTGGAGGAGGACATTGAGCACTTGCCACATCCCAAGCATTCAGAGCATGGAGCCTCCAGCAGGTAG
- the ENTPD2 gene encoding ectonucleoside triphosphate diphosphohydrolase 2 isoform X2, with protein MNIWRAVLWTSTEVTEYGIVLDAGSSHTAMFIYKWPADKENDTGVVSEHSMCDVEGPGISSYSSNPLAAGTSLEHCLNQALRDVPKEKHAGTPLYLGATAGMRLLNIADPQASDTVLRVVAATLKTYPFDFRGAKILSGEEEGVFGWVTANYLLENFIKRGWLGEWIQPQKKTMGAMDFGGASTQITFETRDTIENPRNEVMLKLYGQAYKVYTHSFLCYGRDQVLKRLLSKFVQAESYQETVSHPCWPVGYNKSLLLSSIYDSPCTEKERPSLALNTTVTLVGTGNGNLCTLHVGKLFDFTNCSFSHCSFDGVFQPKVSGNFIAFSAFFYTVDFIQTVMGRPVHMPSDLKDAAETICTTSWSELLLKAPKLEKRLPDYCAVSTFVYLLTTKGYNFNNHSFPNIAFQKKAGETSIGWALGYMLNLTNMIPAENPSSHKSMLYNYWVILILLFVVTTLTSLVTAICLLRHSKSSII; from the exons TATGGCATCGTGCTGGACGCTGGGTCCTCCCACACCGCCATGTTCATCTACAAGTGGCCTGCAGACAAGGAGAATGACACCGGGGTGGTCAGCGAGCACAGCATGTGTGATGTGGAGG GTCCTGGCATCTCCAGCTACAGCTCAAACCCTCTGGCGGCTGGGACAAGCCTGGAGCACTGCCTGAACCAGGCCCTGAGAGATGTGCCCAAGGAGAAGCATGCGGGCACCCCGCTTTACCTGGGCGCCACGGCTGGCATGCGTCTGCTCAA CATTGCGGACCCACAGGCGTCGGACACTGTCCTCAGAGTTGTAGCAGCCACACTGAAGACATACCCTTTTGATTTCCGGGGAGCAAAGATCCTGtcaggggaagaggaaggggtcTTTGGCTGGGTCACTGCAAACTACCTCCTGGAGAACTTCATCAAG CGAGGATGGCTCGGAGAATGGATCCAGCCTCAGAAGAAGACCATGGGGGCCATGGACTTTGGAGGTGCTTCCACACAGATCACCTTTGAAACCAGGGACACAATTGAAAACCCCAGAAATGAGGTGATGCTGAAGTTGTATGGCCAGGCATACAAAGTGTACACGCACAGCTTCCTCTGCTATGGGAGGGACCAGGTCCTCAAGAGGCTGCTCTCCAAGTTCGTCCAG GCTGAGAGCTACCAAGAAACtgtctcccatccctgctggccTGTGGGCTACAACAAGAGCCTGTTGCTGAGCAGCATCTATGACAGCCCCTGCACGGAGAAGGAGAGGCCAAGCCTTGCCCTCAACACCACTGTTACCTTGGTcggcactgggaatgggaacctCTGCACTCTGCATGTCGGCAAGCTCTTTGACTTCACCAATTGCTCCTTCTCTCACTGCTCCTTTGATGGTGTTTTCCAGCCGAAGGTTTCAGGAAACTTCATT GCCTTCTCTGCCTTCTTCTACACGGTGGATTTCATACAGACTGTGATGGGAAGACCCGTGCACATGCCCAGCGACCTGAAGGATGCTGCAGAGACCATCTGTACCACCAGCTGGAGTGAG ctgctcctgaaagCCCCAAAGCTGGAGAAAAGGCTGCCAGATTACTGCGCTGTCAGCACATTTGTGTATTTGCTCACCACCAAAGGCTACAACTTCAACAACCACTCCTTCCCCAACATTGCCTTCCAGAAGAAG GCAGGAGAAACCTCCATTGGCTGGGCCCTGGGCTACATGCTGAACCTCACCAACATGATCCCGGCAGAGAACCCCTCCTCCCACAAAAGCATGCTGTACAATTACTGGGtcatcctcatcctgctctttGTGGTCACCACCCTGACATCCCTGGTGACTGCCATCTGCCTGCTCCGGCACAGCAAGTCCAGCATAATCtga
- the ENTPD2 gene encoding ectonucleoside triphosphate diphosphohydrolase 2 isoform X1 yields MARRLAALLLLLALGCLLGILLLLLGSGDARGPPGFKYGIVLDAGSSHTAMFIYKWPADKENDTGVVSEHSMCDVEGPGISSYSSNPLAAGTSLEHCLNQALRDVPKEKHAGTPLYLGATAGMRLLNIADPQASDTVLRVVAATLKTYPFDFRGAKILSGEEEGVFGWVTANYLLENFIKRGWLGEWIQPQKKTMGAMDFGGASTQITFETRDTIENPRNEVMLKLYGQAYKVYTHSFLCYGRDQVLKRLLSKFVQAESYQETVSHPCWPVGYNKSLLLSSIYDSPCTEKERPSLALNTTVTLVGTGNGNLCTLHVGKLFDFTNCSFSHCSFDGVFQPKVSGNFIAFSAFFYTVDFIQTVMGRPVHMPSDLKDAAETICTTSWSELLLKAPKLEKRLPDYCAVSTFVYLLTTKGYNFNNHSFPNIAFQKKAGETSIGWALGYMLNLTNMIPAENPSSHKSMLYNYWVILILLFVVTTLTSLVTAICLLRHSKSSII; encoded by the exons ATGGCCCGCCGCCTGGCcgccctgctcctgctcctggccctcGGCTGCCTACTgggcatcctcctcctcctcctcggctCTGGGGACGCACGGGGCCCGCCGGGCTTCAAG TATGGCATCGTGCTGGACGCTGGGTCCTCCCACACCGCCATGTTCATCTACAAGTGGCCTGCAGACAAGGAGAATGACACCGGGGTGGTCAGCGAGCACAGCATGTGTGATGTGGAGG GTCCTGGCATCTCCAGCTACAGCTCAAACCCTCTGGCGGCTGGGACAAGCCTGGAGCACTGCCTGAACCAGGCCCTGAGAGATGTGCCCAAGGAGAAGCATGCGGGCACCCCGCTTTACCTGGGCGCCACGGCTGGCATGCGTCTGCTCAA CATTGCGGACCCACAGGCGTCGGACACTGTCCTCAGAGTTGTAGCAGCCACACTGAAGACATACCCTTTTGATTTCCGGGGAGCAAAGATCCTGtcaggggaagaggaaggggtcTTTGGCTGGGTCACTGCAAACTACCTCCTGGAGAACTTCATCAAG CGAGGATGGCTCGGAGAATGGATCCAGCCTCAGAAGAAGACCATGGGGGCCATGGACTTTGGAGGTGCTTCCACACAGATCACCTTTGAAACCAGGGACACAATTGAAAACCCCAGAAATGAGGTGATGCTGAAGTTGTATGGCCAGGCATACAAAGTGTACACGCACAGCTTCCTCTGCTATGGGAGGGACCAGGTCCTCAAGAGGCTGCTCTCCAAGTTCGTCCAG GCTGAGAGCTACCAAGAAACtgtctcccatccctgctggccTGTGGGCTACAACAAGAGCCTGTTGCTGAGCAGCATCTATGACAGCCCCTGCACGGAGAAGGAGAGGCCAAGCCTTGCCCTCAACACCACTGTTACCTTGGTcggcactgggaatgggaacctCTGCACTCTGCATGTCGGCAAGCTCTTTGACTTCACCAATTGCTCCTTCTCTCACTGCTCCTTTGATGGTGTTTTCCAGCCGAAGGTTTCAGGAAACTTCATT GCCTTCTCTGCCTTCTTCTACACGGTGGATTTCATACAGACTGTGATGGGAAGACCCGTGCACATGCCCAGCGACCTGAAGGATGCTGCAGAGACCATCTGTACCACCAGCTGGAGTGAG ctgctcctgaaagCCCCAAAGCTGGAGAAAAGGCTGCCAGATTACTGCGCTGTCAGCACATTTGTGTATTTGCTCACCACCAAAGGCTACAACTTCAACAACCACTCCTTCCCCAACATTGCCTTCCAGAAGAAG GCAGGAGAAACCTCCATTGGCTGGGCCCTGGGCTACATGCTGAACCTCACCAACATGATCCCGGCAGAGAACCCCTCCTCCCACAAAAGCATGCTGTACAATTACTGGGtcatcctcatcctgctctttGTGGTCACCACCCTGACATCCCTGGTGACTGCCATCTGCCTGCTCCGGCACAGCAAGTCCAGCATAATCtga
- the ENTPD2 gene encoding ectonucleoside triphosphate diphosphohydrolase 2 isoform X3, with amino-acid sequence MARRLAALLLLLALGCLLGILLLLLGSGDARGPPGFKYGIVLDAGSSHTAMFIYKWPADKENDTGVVSEHSMCDVEGPGISSYSSNPLAAGTSLEHCLNQALRDVPKEKHAGTPLYLGATAGMRLLNIADPQASDTVLRVVAATLKTYPFDFRGAKILSGEEEGVFGWVTANYLLENFIKRGWLGEWIQPQKKTMGAMDFGGASTQITFETRDTIENPRNEVMLKLYGQAYKVYTHSFLCYGRDQVLKRLLSKFVQAFSAFFYTVDFIQTVMGRPVHMPSDLKDAAETICTTSWSELLLKAPKLEKRLPDYCAVSTFVYLLTTKGYNFNNHSFPNIAFQKKAGETSIGWALGYMLNLTNMIPAENPSSHKSMLYNYWVILILLFVVTTLTSLVTAICLLRHSKSSII; translated from the exons ATGGCCCGCCGCCTGGCcgccctgctcctgctcctggccctcGGCTGCCTACTgggcatcctcctcctcctcctcggctCTGGGGACGCACGGGGCCCGCCGGGCTTCAAG TATGGCATCGTGCTGGACGCTGGGTCCTCCCACACCGCCATGTTCATCTACAAGTGGCCTGCAGACAAGGAGAATGACACCGGGGTGGTCAGCGAGCACAGCATGTGTGATGTGGAGG GTCCTGGCATCTCCAGCTACAGCTCAAACCCTCTGGCGGCTGGGACAAGCCTGGAGCACTGCCTGAACCAGGCCCTGAGAGATGTGCCCAAGGAGAAGCATGCGGGCACCCCGCTTTACCTGGGCGCCACGGCTGGCATGCGTCTGCTCAA CATTGCGGACCCACAGGCGTCGGACACTGTCCTCAGAGTTGTAGCAGCCACACTGAAGACATACCCTTTTGATTTCCGGGGAGCAAAGATCCTGtcaggggaagaggaaggggtcTTTGGCTGGGTCACTGCAAACTACCTCCTGGAGAACTTCATCAAG CGAGGATGGCTCGGAGAATGGATCCAGCCTCAGAAGAAGACCATGGGGGCCATGGACTTTGGAGGTGCTTCCACACAGATCACCTTTGAAACCAGGGACACAATTGAAAACCCCAGAAATGAGGTGATGCTGAAGTTGTATGGCCAGGCATACAAAGTGTACACGCACAGCTTCCTCTGCTATGGGAGGGACCAGGTCCTCAAGAGGCTGCTCTCCAAGTTCGTCCAG GCCTTCTCTGCCTTCTTCTACACGGTGGATTTCATACAGACTGTGATGGGAAGACCCGTGCACATGCCCAGCGACCTGAAGGATGCTGCAGAGACCATCTGTACCACCAGCTGGAGTGAG ctgctcctgaaagCCCCAAAGCTGGAGAAAAGGCTGCCAGATTACTGCGCTGTCAGCACATTTGTGTATTTGCTCACCACCAAAGGCTACAACTTCAACAACCACTCCTTCCCCAACATTGCCTTCCAGAAGAAG GCAGGAGAAACCTCCATTGGCTGGGCCCTGGGCTACATGCTGAACCTCACCAACATGATCCCGGCAGAGAACCCCTCCTCCCACAAAAGCATGCTGTACAATTACTGGGtcatcctcatcctgctctttGTGGTCACCACCCTGACATCCCTGGTGACTGCCATCTGCCTGCTCCGGCACAGCAAGTCCAGCATAATCtga